One Amycolatopsis sp. NBC_00355 genomic window carries:
- a CDS encoding arabinofuranosidase catalytic domain-containing protein, which yields MHRVSGRRLLATVTTTLLVLGTMLGLTTVSQAAGSLPCDIYGAAGTQCVAAHSTTRALYSAYAGNLYRVQRASDRAETDIGLLAAGGYANAAAQDSFCAGTTCLITVIYDQSPRHNDLTVEGPGTAGGQDVAAVASALPVTAGGHKVYGVYVSPGTGYRHYVGAGVAVNGQPEGMYMVASGTHVNGGCCFDYGNVEAQIADTGNGHMDAVNLGTTCYFPPCTGIGPWVAGDLENGLFQGNRSNTANRGNATPFVTALLKNNGQTTFALKGGNSQSGGLTTWYNGALPSGGYTPMHQEGSIVLGTGGDNSNASIGSFFEGVMTAGYPSDAADDAVQSNVVSVGYSGSTGTPPYAATVSGPGGKCLDVAGDDTGGNGTAVQLWDCQANASDQHWAHNSDSSLSTLGRCLDVVGNGTAGGALLELWDCNGVGGQKWVQQADGSLRNPQSGRCVDSPNGATANGTRLQIWDCNGSAAQKFSVTGGGPITGPGGKCVDVAGDDHGVNGTAVQLWDCQSFAVDQHWFHLSSGALRTLGRCLDIVGNGTANGAQVELWDCNGVGGQAWTQQADGSLRNPQSGRCLDSPSGATGNGTRLQIWDCNGSAAQKFALL from the coding sequence GTGCACCGCGTTTCCGGCCGAAGACTTCTCGCCACCGTCACCACCACGCTGCTCGTCCTCGGGACGATGCTCGGCCTGACCACGGTTTCGCAGGCCGCCGGTTCCCTGCCCTGCGACATCTACGGCGCCGCGGGCACCCAGTGCGTCGCCGCCCACAGCACCACGCGCGCCCTGTACTCGGCCTACGCCGGCAACCTCTACCGCGTGCAGCGCGCCTCCGACCGCGCCGAAACGGACATCGGCCTGCTCGCCGCGGGCGGGTACGCCAACGCCGCCGCGCAGGACTCGTTCTGCGCGGGCACGACGTGCCTCATCACGGTGATCTACGACCAGTCCCCGCGCCACAACGACCTCACCGTCGAAGGGCCGGGCACCGCGGGCGGCCAGGACGTCGCCGCTGTCGCGTCCGCGCTGCCGGTGACCGCGGGCGGGCACAAGGTCTACGGCGTCTACGTCTCCCCCGGCACCGGGTACCGGCACTACGTCGGCGCCGGCGTCGCGGTCAACGGCCAGCCCGAAGGCATGTACATGGTCGCCAGCGGCACGCACGTCAACGGCGGCTGCTGCTTCGACTACGGCAACGTCGAGGCCCAGATCGCCGACACCGGCAACGGCCACATGGACGCCGTGAACCTCGGCACCACGTGCTACTTCCCGCCGTGCACCGGAATCGGCCCGTGGGTGGCGGGCGACCTGGAGAACGGCCTGTTCCAGGGCAACCGCTCCAACACCGCCAACCGCGGCAACGCCACGCCGTTCGTCACGGCGCTGCTGAAGAACAACGGCCAGACGACGTTCGCGCTCAAGGGCGGCAACTCCCAGAGCGGCGGCCTCACCACCTGGTACAACGGCGCGCTGCCCTCGGGCGGCTACACGCCGATGCACCAGGAGGGCTCGATCGTGCTCGGCACCGGCGGGGACAACAGCAACGCGTCCATCGGCTCGTTCTTCGAAGGTGTGATGACCGCGGGCTACCCGTCCGACGCCGCGGACGACGCCGTCCAGTCCAATGTGGTCTCCGTCGGCTACTCCGGCAGCACCGGGACACCGCCCTACGCGGCCACGGTCTCCGGCCCGGGCGGCAAGTGCCTCGACGTCGCCGGTGACGACACCGGCGGCAACGGTACCGCCGTGCAGCTGTGGGACTGCCAGGCCAACGCGTCCGACCAGCACTGGGCGCACAACTCCGACTCGTCACTGTCCACTTTGGGCAGATGCCTCGACGTCGTCGGCAACGGGACGGCGGGCGGCGCGCTGCTGGAACTGTGGGACTGCAACGGCGTCGGCGGCCAGAAGTGGGTGCAGCAGGCGGACGGCTCGCTGCGCAACCCGCAGTCCGGCCGGTGCGTCGACTCGCCGAACGGCGCCACGGCCAACGGCACCCGGCTGCAGATCTGGGACTGCAACGGCTCCGCGGCGCAGAAGTTCTCGGTCACCGGCGGCGGCCCGATCACCGGCCCCGGCGGCAAGTGCGTCGACGTCGCCGGCGACGACCACGGGGTGAACGGCACCGCCGTGCAGCTGTGGGACTGCCAGTCCTTCGCCGTGGACCAGCACTGGTTCCACCTGTCGAGCGGCGCGCTGCGGACGTTGGGCCGGTGCCTGGACATCGTCGGCAACGGCACGGCCAACGGCGCCCAAGTGGAGCTGTGGGACTGCAACGGCGTCGGCGGCCAGGCGTGGACGCAGCAGGCGGACGGCTCGCTGCGCAACCCGCAGTCCGGCCGCTGCCTCGACTCCCCGAGCGGCGCGACGGGCAACGGGACGCGGTTGCAGATCTGGGACTGCAACGGCTCGGCGGCCCAGAAGTTCGCGCTGCTCTGA
- a CDS encoding TetR/AcrR family transcriptional regulator, with translation MPSADDTQASPSRRERPAKPALTRQGIIDTALGILRDEGLEKVTMRRVAAALDSGHASLYVYVRNTEDLHAQILDVLLGELRPTAAGPGTWRDRVKELLTGYGQLLMRYPGIARMAMSTQPSGPNYLSLVDTVLALLHEGGVPGRAAAWGVDLLLLFPTAVAVEFSGPQSKTEKAAALSALATKITTVDAARYPHIFPLSAALVSGDGGSRGDWAFDVLLDGILAANPPPAPDQDLP, from the coding sequence ATGCCCTCCGCCGACGACACCCAGGCATCCCCCAGCCGCCGTGAGCGGCCGGCGAAACCGGCCCTGACCAGGCAGGGGATCATCGACACCGCGCTCGGCATCCTGCGGGACGAAGGCCTGGAGAAGGTGACGATGCGCCGTGTCGCCGCCGCGCTCGACTCGGGGCACGCGTCGCTCTACGTCTACGTCCGGAACACCGAAGACCTGCACGCGCAGATCCTCGACGTGCTTCTCGGCGAACTCCGGCCGACGGCCGCCGGGCCCGGCACCTGGCGGGATCGGGTGAAGGAACTGCTGACCGGCTACGGGCAGCTGCTGATGCGCTACCCCGGGATCGCCCGGATGGCGATGTCCACGCAGCCCAGCGGCCCGAACTACCTGTCCCTGGTCGACACCGTCCTGGCACTGCTCCACGAAGGCGGCGTGCCCGGCCGGGCCGCGGCCTGGGGCGTCGACCTGCTCCTGCTCTTCCCCACCGCGGTGGCCGTCGAATTCAGCGGCCCCCAGTCCAAGACGGAGAAAGCCGCCGCGCTGTCCGCGCTCGCCACGAAGATCACCACCGTGGACGCGGCCCGGTACCCGCACATCTTCCCGCTCAGCGCCGCGCTCGTCTCCGGGGACGGCGGCTCCCGTGGCGACTGGGCCTTCGACGTCCTGCTCGACGGCATCCTCGCCGCAAACCCCCCTCCAGCACCGGATCAGGACCTCCCATGA
- a CDS encoding FAD-dependent oxidoreductase produces MTTSSVTIVGAGLSGLVLARILQNHGIAATVHELDTTAGARRQGGSLDIHEETGQLALREAGLYDEFRRHTHPQGEHVRVLDKQAHVFIDNGPEGGEGGRPEIDRTVLRDLLVTSLDPGRIVWDHKVTAVRALGDGRHELTFADGTTTTTDLLIGADGTWSKVRPLLSPATPEYCGISHVEIRIPDAPARHPDLAELVGPGMIFALSDNKGFLGHGGHDIELGASLRVPEDWLSSSGVDWADPGEAREALLKEFAGWAPALTDLIRHSADTLTPRRIYGLPAGHRWERVPGVTLVGDAAHVMSPFAGEGANLALIDGADLARAILEHPDDVETALAQYEKAMFPRAEEAAHGSARGLEWIFTPTSPREIVEFFSAMGPG; encoded by the coding sequence ATGACCACTTCTTCCGTCACGATCGTCGGCGCGGGCCTGTCCGGCCTCGTCCTGGCCCGCATCCTCCAGAACCACGGGATCGCCGCCACCGTCCACGAACTCGACACCACCGCCGGCGCACGCCGCCAAGGCGGCTCACTCGACATCCACGAAGAAACCGGGCAGCTCGCCCTGCGCGAAGCCGGCCTCTACGACGAGTTCCGCCGTCATACGCATCCGCAGGGCGAGCACGTGCGCGTCCTCGACAAGCAAGCGCACGTCTTCATCGACAACGGGCCGGAAGGCGGCGAAGGCGGCCGTCCGGAGATCGACCGGACGGTGCTGCGCGACCTGCTCGTCACGTCGCTCGATCCCGGCCGGATCGTGTGGGACCACAAGGTCACCGCGGTTCGCGCCCTCGGCGACGGCCGGCACGAGCTGACCTTCGCCGACGGCACCACGACCACCACCGACCTCCTGATCGGCGCGGACGGCACCTGGTCGAAGGTGCGCCCGCTGCTGTCGCCCGCGACGCCGGAGTACTGCGGAATCTCCCACGTCGAGATCCGCATCCCGGACGCCCCGGCGCGCCACCCGGACCTGGCCGAGCTCGTCGGCCCCGGCATGATCTTCGCCCTCTCCGACAACAAGGGCTTCCTGGGCCACGGCGGCCACGACATCGAACTCGGCGCCTCGCTGCGCGTCCCCGAGGACTGGCTGTCCTCCAGCGGCGTCGACTGGGCCGATCCGGGCGAAGCCCGCGAAGCCCTGCTCAAGGAGTTCGCCGGCTGGGCGCCCGCACTCACCGATCTCATCCGCCACAGCGCGGACACGCTCACCCCGCGCCGGATCTACGGCTTGCCGGCCGGGCACCGCTGGGAGCGGGTCCCGGGTGTGACGCTCGTCGGCGACGCCGCGCACGTGATGTCCCCGTTCGCCGGCGAGGGCGCGAACCTCGCGTTGATCGACGGCGCCGACCTGGCCCGCGCGATCCTGGAGCACCCGGACGACGTCGAGACCGCCCTGGCGCAGTACGAGAAGGCGATGTTCCCGCGCGCCGAAGAAGCGGCGCACGGGTCCGCGCGAGGACTCGAGTGGATCTTCACCCCGACCTCGCCCCGGGAGATCGTCGAGTTCTTCTCCGCGATGGGCCCGGGGTAG
- a CDS encoding NmrA family NAD(P)-binding protein — protein sequence MTKILILGGTGKTGSRVARRLTDAGRPVRVASRAGGFDLDDTTTWAPALDGVTAAYLVEPDLRTGRLPGFVAAAVSAGVRRLVLLSAGGVGEADDRHPLKAAEAAVRESGAEWTILRPDWFAQNFGEGPWLPAILAGTLALPTGDGRTPFVDAEDIAEVAASALTGRHHGRTYRLTGPRAIGFGEAAEMIGKATGRVIHYADVSPEVHIGHLIANGVPPGIARLLTGILVAVRDGAVPAPTDDVERALGRSAGSFEDYVTRAAAAGAWT from the coding sequence ATGACGAAGATCCTGATTCTCGGCGGCACCGGCAAGACCGGCAGCCGCGTCGCCCGGCGGCTGACGGACGCCGGCCGGCCGGTGCGGGTGGCGTCCCGCGCCGGCGGCTTCGACCTGGACGACACGACGACCTGGGCGCCCGCGCTCGACGGGGTCACCGCCGCCTACCTCGTGGAACCCGATCTGCGGACGGGCCGCCTCCCGGGGTTCGTGGCCGCGGCGGTTTCCGCGGGCGTGCGGCGGCTGGTGCTGTTGTCGGCCGGCGGTGTCGGCGAGGCCGACGACCGGCACCCGCTCAAGGCCGCGGAGGCGGCGGTGCGCGAGTCCGGGGCCGAGTGGACGATCCTGCGGCCGGACTGGTTCGCCCAGAACTTCGGCGAAGGTCCCTGGCTGCCCGCGATCCTCGCCGGAACCCTGGCCCTGCCCACCGGCGACGGGCGGACGCCGTTCGTCGACGCCGAGGACATCGCCGAGGTCGCCGCGTCGGCGCTGACCGGCCGCCACCACGGCCGGACCTACCGGCTGACCGGGCCGCGGGCGATCGGCTTCGGCGAAGCGGCCGAGATGATCGGCAAGGCCACCGGCCGCGTGATCCACTACGCCGACGTCAGTCCCGAAGTCCACATCGGACACTTGATCGCGAACGGCGTCCCGCCCGGCATCGCCCGGTTGCTCACCGGCATCCTGGTCGCCGTCCGCGACGGCGCGGTTCCCGCGCCGACCGACGACGTGGAACGCGCACTCGGCCGGTCGGCGGGGTCGTTCGAGGACTACGTCACCCGGGCCGCCGCCGCGGGGGCGTGGACCTGA
- a CDS encoding AraC family transcriptional regulator: MDVLSELLDRARASTALVRQLVQSPPWAVTYADPPPLTVVATLGGHAWIRFDDGDPAPVRLAAGDIALVKGPGAHTIADDPATPAGFVIRQGKKHLTDGSEAAAEVQRTRAPRTYGDGRPGATTMLRGVYELRGDAGSRLLDMLPPLAVVPAGPRTGGPLELLAAEAARDEPGQDAVLARLLDLVLVLALRAWCARPGAAPPSWYRALAEPAVGDALRLLHGNPARRWTVAALAAEIGLSRAAFAARFTALVGEPPLTYLTGWRMTLAADRIRDTEATIAAVARDVGYEDAFAFSVAFKRVRGVSPSAWRRSVRAPDGPP; encoded by the coding sequence ATGGACGTCCTGAGCGAGCTGCTGGACCGGGCCCGCGCGAGCACTGCGCTGGTCCGGCAGCTGGTCCAAAGCCCGCCGTGGGCGGTGACCTACGCCGACCCGCCGCCGCTCACGGTCGTGGCCACGCTCGGCGGCCACGCGTGGATCCGGTTCGACGACGGCGATCCCGCGCCGGTGCGTCTCGCCGCCGGCGACATCGCCCTCGTCAAAGGACCCGGTGCGCACACGATCGCCGACGACCCGGCGACGCCGGCCGGGTTCGTGATCCGGCAGGGGAAGAAGCACCTCACCGACGGGAGCGAGGCCGCCGCGGAAGTACAGCGGACCCGGGCGCCCCGCACCTACGGCGACGGCCGGCCCGGGGCGACGACCATGCTCCGCGGCGTCTACGAACTCCGCGGCGACGCGGGCAGCCGCCTGCTGGACATGCTGCCGCCGCTGGCGGTCGTGCCCGCCGGGCCGCGGACGGGCGGGCCACTGGAACTGCTCGCCGCCGAGGCCGCCCGAGACGAACCGGGCCAGGACGCCGTCCTGGCCCGGCTGCTGGATCTGGTGCTCGTGCTGGCGTTGCGCGCGTGGTGCGCCCGCCCGGGCGCCGCGCCGCCCTCCTGGTACCGGGCGCTGGCCGAGCCGGCCGTCGGCGACGCGCTGCGCCTGCTGCACGGGAATCCCGCCCGCCGCTGGACGGTCGCCGCGCTCGCCGCCGAAATCGGCCTGTCCCGCGCCGCGTTCGCCGCGCGCTTCACCGCGCTGGTCGGCGAGCCGCCACTCACCTACCTCACCGGCTGGCGGATGACCTTGGCGGCGGACCGGATCCGCGACACCGAGGCCACGATCGCCGCCGTGGCCCGGGATGTCGGGTACGAAGACGCCTTCGCCTTCAGCGTCGCGTTCAAACGCGTCCGCGGGGTCAGCCCGTCGGCCTGGCGGCGCTCGGTCAGGGCGCCGGACGGGCCGCCGTGA
- a CDS encoding winged helix-turn-helix transcriptional regulator, whose translation MALPSTYADRNCSLARALEVVGERWTLLIIRDAFFGVRRFGDFAAQLGIPRAVLTSRLKSLVQEGVLTRDEAAGGIVEYQLTGKGVELWPIVRALMGWGDAHYSPAGVKRAVRHDADGGLLDHDGRCQDCGEVVPVPDIRIEPGPGYEPSGAVPDPLSAAINTPHRLLEPVTAARPAP comes from the coding sequence ATGGCTCTTCCCAGCACCTACGCGGACCGCAACTGCTCGCTGGCGCGGGCGTTGGAGGTCGTCGGGGAGCGGTGGACGCTCCTGATCATCCGCGACGCGTTCTTCGGGGTCCGGCGCTTCGGCGACTTCGCCGCCCAGCTCGGCATCCCGCGCGCCGTCCTGACCAGCCGGCTGAAGTCCCTCGTGCAGGAAGGCGTGCTCACCCGCGACGAAGCCGCGGGCGGGATCGTCGAATACCAGCTGACCGGCAAGGGTGTCGAGCTGTGGCCGATCGTGCGCGCCCTGATGGGCTGGGGGGACGCGCACTACTCCCCGGCCGGGGTGAAGCGCGCGGTCCGGCACGACGCCGACGGCGGCCTGCTCGACCACGACGGCCGCTGCCAGGACTGCGGTGAGGTCGTCCCGGTCCCGGACATCCGCATCGAACCCGGCCCCGGTTACGAGCCGTCGGGCGCGGTTCCCGATCCGCTGTCCGCCGCGATCAACACGCCGCACCGGCTGCTCGAGCCGGTCACGGCGGCCCGTCCGGCGCCCTGA